In the Cyanobacterium sp. T60_A2020_053 genome, TCAGGGAGACAGGAGGATTTTTTACTATTAATTGATTTATTAGTAGTTAAAAACCTCTGAATTTCAGATTATTGGCTAGTTTGAGAAACTAACATTTTTGAGAATGAAAACGCCCTGCTTTGGGAGAGGGGTTGGGGTGAGGGCAGATAGTATTTCTCATCACTGATTTCTGACTGCTATATATGTAGCATTTTTCACAATTATGAGGTGTATTTCTTATTCTCAAGTCCCCCTATTTGAGGAGGATTTAGAGGTATTGTCTAATACTTCACCGTCATAATAATTGCTATAGTAAAAATATCTGCTAATTAATCAATAATTATAAAAACTAACCTTGCTTTACTAGGATAATTAAAAATAACTAATAACAAATTTTCTTTTATCAAATGTATATTGCTAATATCAAAACCCAAAGAAATTTTTTTACATAAATTACCATGTAAATTAATCAGAATTATCTCTCCTTGATGACTAGCACAAATAAAGCCTTGAGAATAAGTTAAAATGAAATCTGCTTCAAAATTAAGAGGAAGACGCTTAATTTTTAAAGGTAATAAAAGTATCAGAATAATACAATTACTAAAACTTTCCCTTCCCATTAAATAACCTCTATGTAAAGGATGACTGACGATATTTTCTAAGGGAAATCCAAAGCAAAAATCATGACACCAATTGCCTTTTTTAGTAAAACAACGGGCAAAAGTATAGTTTTTATTAATTTCATTCTGTTTAAAAATTAGTAATCCATGACAATTATCAAGGGCAATAATTTCTAAAGGGAAAAAATGTTCAATATTTAAAATAGATTTATAACCTTGCTTATATTTAAAAATTTCAAAATCTTCTCGCTCACCATCTTTTTTAGTTAAAGCATACCAGCGCCCATCACCGCTTACCATTAATCGTTTTTCTTTAGCCTGAAATGAACTAATTTGGGTTATTGTTTTTTCTGTTAAATCATACTGATATAATTCATTATAATTATCAAATTCAGTAATAATAAAACAACCATTATTATAAACTTTTAAATCGATAATTTTACCATCAAATATATAATTAAAGATTAAATTATTGGTTAAATCTTCTGTTAACTGATAGATAAATAAATAATTATTATTAGCACAATAAAAATAACTATTATTGTAGATATTAAAAATAACAGAATGAAGTATATCAATAAACTTAGCAATGGAAAAAGAAGCAGACTTTTGCTCAAGATAATCACTAAAGAAAAAATTATTTTCCCTTAATTCTACTTCAAGACATAATAAAGATTCAAGCAATTTTAACCTCATTTCCTTAGCCGTGCGAAAACGATGACGAGGTAATTTTTCTAAGGCTTGAAGTACAATTTTACCGAGAGTAGAAGGTAAATCATGGGGAATAAAAGGAGTTTTATTAATATGTTTAAACATGATTTCTTGAGGTGTGCCGTGAAAAGGTCTATCCCCCATTAACATTTCATATAAAATAATTCCTATGGCATAAATATCTGATTGATAAGAATATTTGCCGTAAAATTGTTCGGGCGCCATGTAGGCAGGTGAGCCTGTATCACCTAAACTGTAATTACTAATTTCCTTGTCTTCTTTTTCGATTTTTGCTACGCCAAAATCAGATATTTTTACACCCCATCCCGATGGTGAAAGAGTCAATAAAATGTTTTCTGGCTTTAAATCTCTGTGAATAATTCCCCCTTCATGAATTGCTTGTAATCCTGACAAAATATCAGCAACTATTTTTAACTTTTGTTCAATATTTAACTTAAATTGTTCCTCTATTAAATCTCTTAAAGTTTTTCCCTCACAATATTCTGTGACTAAATAGCGATATTTCTTATCATGTTCAACACCTAAACAGCGAATAATATTAGGATGATTTAAACTTAATAAAATTCTAAGTTCTTTAAGAAATTTCTTTGTAGAAAACTTCTGATTATTAAACTGTTTTAACGCTACTAATTCTCCCGTTTGACGGTGACGGGCGCTATATACCTTTCCGAATTGCCCTTCTCCCACTAAAATTAACTCTCGATAATGAACACTTTTCACGGCTCAATTGATTAATGTATTTTCTTCTACTTTTCTTATTACCTTAAAGTTAGCATAACTATTTCAATCTCGCTACTTTTTTTATTTCTATTACTACAAATATCACTCAATTATATTACGATCTTTAATTGAGTAAAATAATAATTATAGAAACAAAAAAATAATTTAGGAGTTACTTATAACCATTTTAATGTCTTTAAAACACACTTATAATTTTATAAAAATACCTCTGTGCCTTGGCGAGGTAAAAAATAAATATTACTATGGCATAATGAACTAACAGCAACACTTAATTAATCAAAGATTTTAAAACCCAACCGATGACAATTCCAGCGCCCCCAAACCTAACAATTTGCCAAAAAGGTTCACTTAAACTACTCCACTTAAATAACTCACTTTCCAATCGTAATTCTATTTCATCTAATTCTTTTTTTATTAACTCAATTT is a window encoding:
- a CDS encoding protein kinase gives rise to the protein MKSVHYRELILVGEGQFGKVYSARHRQTGELVALKQFNNQKFSTKKFLKELRILLSLNHPNIIRCLGVEHDKKYRYLVTEYCEGKTLRDLIEEQFKLNIEQKLKIVADILSGLQAIHEGGIIHRDLKPENILLTLSPSGWGVKISDFGVAKIEKEDKEISNYSLGDTGSPAYMAPEQFYGKYSYQSDIYAIGIILYEMLMGDRPFHGTPQEIMFKHINKTPFIPHDLPSTLGKIVLQALEKLPRHRFRTAKEMRLKLLESLLCLEVELRENNFFFSDYLEQKSASFSIAKFIDILHSVIFNIYNNSYFYCANNNYLFIYQLTEDLTNNLIFNYIFDGKIIDLKVYNNGCFIITEFDNYNELYQYDLTEKTITQISSFQAKEKRLMVSGDGRWYALTKKDGEREDFEIFKYKQGYKSILNIEHFFPLEIIALDNCHGLLIFKQNEINKNYTFARCFTKKGNWCHDFCFGFPLENIVSHPLHRGYLMGRESFSNCIILILLLPLKIKRLPLNFEADFILTYSQGFICASHQGEIILINLHGNLCKKISLGFDISNIHLIKENLLLVIFNYPSKARLVFIIID